A genomic segment from Candidatus Viadribacter manganicus encodes:
- a CDS encoding MBL fold metallo-hydrolase: MIFEQVATGGCQSYLIGCGDTCTAAVIDPEVRQTNRYQALAAQHGVRIRYVIDTHTHADHFSGSKQLSQLLGVPVVAHQLSPSPYVSMRVDEGDVIKVGNIRLSVLHTPGHTRDSMCLVSSDRVFTGDALLIGATGRTDLPTGDPEQLYDSLFNKLLKLDPNLRIYPAHDYKGHTCSTLEEEKRSNPRLQKTNHDEFVSMMRAHSPSMPEHLTEALRVNMSGGTSVAQLLSEAAAEVAFVSMDEVKNRIATGANDMIVLDVREKDQFESGHIPNAKHLSRGQLELRVNEAFPDPTVRIVTYCEVGKISTLAAATLRRMGFTRVLALDGGMKAWREKGFPIEGGAPQA, translated from the coding sequence ATGATCTTTGAGCAAGTCGCGACAGGCGGCTGCCAGTCGTATCTAATCGGCTGCGGCGACACCTGCACAGCGGCGGTGATCGATCCGGAAGTACGCCAGACCAATCGCTACCAGGCGCTCGCGGCGCAGCATGGCGTGCGCATCCGCTATGTGATCGACACCCACACGCACGCCGACCATTTCAGCGGCTCGAAGCAATTGAGCCAGCTGCTCGGCGTGCCGGTGGTGGCGCATCAGCTCTCGCCTTCCCCGTATGTGTCGATGCGCGTCGATGAGGGCGACGTCATCAAGGTCGGCAACATCCGTCTCTCAGTGCTGCACACGCCGGGGCACACCCGAGACTCAATGTGCCTGGTGTCGAGCGACCGGGTGTTCACTGGCGATGCGCTGCTGATCGGCGCGACCGGCCGCACGGACCTGCCAACGGGCGATCCCGAACAACTTTATGACAGCCTCTTCAACAAGCTGCTGAAGCTCGATCCAAATCTGCGAATCTATCCGGCCCATGATTATAAGGGTCACACTTGCTCGACGCTGGAAGAAGAGAAGCGTTCAAATCCGCGCCTGCAGAAGACCAATCACGATGAGTTCGTGTCGATGATGCGCGCGCATTCACCGTCCATGCCTGAGCATCTTACCGAGGCGCTGCGTGTGAACATGAGCGGCGGCACCAGCGTGGCGCAATTGCTGAGCGAAGCGGCGGCCGAAGTGGCGTTTGTCTCGATGGATGAAGTAAAGAACCGCATCGCAACGGGCGCAAACGACATGATTGTGCTCGATGTTCGCGAGAAGGACCAGTTCGAGTCAGGCCACATTCCGAACGCCAAGCATCTCTCGCGCGGGCAATTGGAGCTGCGCGTCAATGAAGCGTTCCCCGACCCAACAGTACGGATCGTGACCTATTGCGAAGTCGGCAAGATCTCGACTCTGGCTGCAGCCACGCTGCGGCGCATGGGCTTTACACGTGTGCTGGCGCTCGACGGCGGCATGAAGGCTTGGCGTGAAAAAGGTTTCCCAATCGAGGGTGGCGCGCCTCAGGCCTGA
- a CDS encoding VUT family protein → MEAALTFLQQPHIAIPIVVVTVVAIFLTGRRWTALYVGLMPVINWAFAGISTIPIPEDFGGGSWHPFTVITGLVLVVRDFAQREIKHWIFGAMLIGLALSTLTAWPVIVVASGVAFLVSETADWAVYTFSRRPLSQRIMISSLISAPVDQVLFIYLASLVVPGIFAWGSIVTGIISKLIGAYFVSRVVAAQEQRRLQNDMNPT, encoded by the coding sequence ATGGAAGCAGCGCTGACTTTTTTGCAGCAACCCCACATCGCGATTCCGATCGTGGTGGTCACGGTTGTGGCGATCTTTCTGACAGGCCGACGTTGGACGGCGCTTTATGTCGGATTGATGCCGGTGATCAACTGGGCCTTCGCGGGCATCAGCACGATCCCAATCCCGGAAGATTTCGGCGGCGGCTCTTGGCACCCGTTCACGGTGATCACAGGCTTGGTGCTTGTCGTTCGCGATTTCGCGCAACGGGAGATCAAGCACTGGATTTTCGGGGCGATGCTGATCGGGCTCGCGCTTTCGACGCTTACCGCCTGGCCGGTGATCGTGGTGGCGAGCGGTGTCGCATTTCTGGTCAGCGAAACGGCGGACTGGGCGGTCTATACCTTCTCGAGGCGACCGCTTTCGCAGCGCATCATGATCTCAAGCCTCATCTCAGCGCCGGTCGACCAGGTGCTTTTTATCTATCTGGCGTCACTGGTGGTGCCGGGGATTTTCGCCTGGGGCAGCATTGTAACCGGGATTATTTCCAAGCTGATTGGCGCCTATTTCGTGTCTCGGGTGGTGGCGGCGCAGGAGCAGCGAAGGCTCCAAAACGACATGAATCCCACGTAA
- a CDS encoding cold-shock protein: protein MSFDDDFGGGDDDNNDRKKDKRGGRGRERDNATPDFGGEGGGFGGGDRFGGGGGGGYGGGGGGGYRGGGGGYGGGGDRGGGGGGYRGGGDRGGGGGGGYGGGGYRGGGGGFGGGDRGGGGGYRGGGGGGGYGGGGGGGGFRGGGGGGGGFRGPREGGGGFGGGDRPPRQPLGDPQDGVVKFFNGARGFGFITPDGGGADVFVHVSAVERAGLTQLVEGQKVNFQTLPDTKGKGPKAVNLKIND from the coding sequence ATGAGCTTCGACGACGATTTCGGCGGCGGTGACGACGACAACAACGACAGAAAGAAAGACAAGCGCGGCGGTCGTGGCCGCGAGCGTGACAACGCCACGCCGGACTTCGGCGGCGAAGGCGGCGGCTTCGGCGGCGGCGACCGCTTCGGCGGCGGCGGCGGCGGCGGTTACGGCGGCGGCGGTGGCGGTGGCTATCGCGGCGGTGGCGGCGGCTACGGTGGCGGCGGTGATCGCGGCGGCGGTGGCGGGGGCTATCGCGGCGGCGGCGACCGTGGCGGTGGCGGCGGTGGTGGTTACGGCGGCGGCGGATATCGCGGCGGCGGTGGCGGCTTCGGCGGCGGTGATCGTGGCGGCGGCGGTGGCTATCGCGGCGGCGGCGGTGGCGGCGGCTACGGTGGTGGCGGCGGCGGCGGTGGATTCCGCGGCGGCGGCGGTGGCGGCGGTGGTTTCCGCGGCCCGCGTGAAGGCGGCGGCGGCTTCGGCGGCGGCGATCGTCCTCCGCGTCAGCCCCTGGGTGACCCACAAGATGGCGTCGTGAAGTTCTTCAACGGTGCGCGTGGCTTCGGCTTCATCACGCCGGACGGCGGCGGCGCGGACGTTTTCGTCCACGTCAGTGCTGTTGAGCGCGCTGGCCTCACGCAGCTGGTCGAAGGCCAAAAGGTCAACTTCCAAACCCTGCCCGACACCAAGGGCAAAGGTCCAAAGGCCGTGAACCTGAAGATCAACGACTAA
- a CDS encoding chorismate mutase produces the protein MKNLNRIEAPVETRFEALDPDDCKTMIEVRAGVDEIDRMLVALITRRQGYMHAAARIKPSREVVRDEARINQVLANVKAEAERHGLSWAIAEPVWREMMERCIAHEFDVWDATRV, from the coding sequence ATGAAAAATCTCAACCGTATCGAAGCGCCGGTGGAAACCCGCTTTGAGGCTCTAGATCCAGACGATTGCAAGACGATGATCGAGGTCCGTGCAGGCGTCGACGAGATCGATCGTATGCTGGTGGCGCTGATCACCCGCCGCCAGGGCTACATGCACGCCGCTGCCCGGATTAAGCCCAGCCGCGAGGTTGTTCGCGACGAAGCCCGGATCAATCAGGTGCTCGCCAACGTGAAAGCCGAGGCCGAGCGCCATGGCCTTTCTTGGGCCATCGCCGAGCCTGTTTGGCGCGAAATGATGGAACGCTGCATCGCGCACGAGTTTGATGTCTGGGACGCCACACGCGTTTGA
- a CDS encoding 23S rRNA (adenine(2030)-N(6))-methyltransferase RlmJ yields the protein MNYRHAFHAANHADVLKHAVLLYCLDSLKRKDTPFAVLDTHAGRGLYDFTGSEAERSPEWRDGIARLWDWPAPPPLIARYLEAVRGFNADGALRMYPGSPALVTTSIREQDVLMACELHPEDAGALRRALPRAPNVHVHERNGWEALGALLPPAQRRGLVLIDPPYEAPDELETSAAAIRAAMKRFSHGMYLWWRPLKSSAALDAADDEVRTFSDRETLRADLWVATPQREGKLVGSSVFLVNPPYGLKDALGEALPFLADALTKGQSGWRLT from the coding sequence GTGAACTATCGCCACGCCTTCCACGCCGCCAATCATGCTGACGTCTTAAAGCACGCGGTGCTGCTTTACTGCCTCGATTCCCTGAAGCGCAAAGACACGCCGTTCGCGGTGCTGGATACCCATGCCGGGCGCGGGCTTTATGATTTTACCGGATCGGAAGCAGAGCGCAGCCCGGAATGGCGCGACGGGATCGCCCGGCTTTGGGATTGGCCGGCGCCGCCGCCGCTGATCGCGCGCTATCTCGAAGCGGTGCGTGGCTTCAATGCCGATGGCGCGCTACGGATGTATCCAGGATCCCCGGCTTTGGTGACGACCAGCATTCGCGAGCAGGACGTGCTGATGGCGTGCGAACTGCACCCGGAAGATGCTGGCGCGCTGCGCCGGGCGCTGCCGCGGGCGCCGAATGTGCACGTGCATGAACGCAATGGCTGGGAAGCTTTGGGCGCGCTATTGCCGCCGGCGCAGCGGCGCGGACTGGTCTTGATCGACCCGCCGTACGAAGCGCCCGATGAGTTGGAAACGTCAGCGGCGGCGATACGCGCTGCGATGAAGCGCTTTAGTCACGGCATGTACTTGTGGTGGCGGCCGCTGAAGAGCAGCGCTGCGCTTGATGCGGCCGACGACGAAGTGCGCACGTTCAGCGATCGCGAAACACTGCGTGCGGACCTGTGGGTGGCGACGCCGCAGCGCGAGGGCAAGCTGGTCGGTTCGAGCGTGTTTCTGGTCAATCCGCCGTACGGGTTGAAAGATGCGCTTGGTGAGGCCTTGCCGTTCTTGGCCGACGCGCTGACCAAGGGCCAAAGCGGCTGGCGGCTAACGTAA
- a CDS encoding VOC family protein, with product MAKVLGVGGVFFKSRDGEALREWYGRVLGMEFHDWGGALFLPQTAAAHPGAATVFSSFKHDTDYFAPSDKDYMFNLMVDDLAAILERAKAEGVEPVKHFPDEANGAFAHIMDPEGRKIELWQPKPMS from the coding sequence ATGGCAAAGGTGCTTGGCGTCGGCGGGGTGTTCTTTAAGTCGCGTGACGGTGAGGCACTGCGCGAATGGTACGGCCGCGTGCTGGGCATGGAGTTTCACGATTGGGGTGGGGCGCTGTTCCTACCGCAGACCGCCGCCGCGCATCCCGGCGCCGCGACCGTGTTCAGCTCCTTCAAGCACGACACCGATTATTTCGCGCCGTCCGACAAAGACTACATGTTCAATCTGATGGTCGACGACCTCGCCGCCATCCTCGAGCGGGCTAAAGCCGAGGGCGTCGAGCCGGTGAAGCACTTCCCGGACGAAGCCAACGGCGCCTTCGCTCACATCATGGACCCTGAAGGCCGCAAGATTGAATTGTGGCAACCCAAGCCCATGTCTTGA
- the pgsA gene encoding CDP-diacylglycerol--glycerol-3-phosphate 3-phosphatidyltransferase has translation MTSSTTTNANAAAGKSPIPTLLTVYRIVMGPVVAGMILWAATLVHADPQIAGLIYAIIFIVFLTAAATDWLDGYLARKWNAVTPLGAALDHAADKVLVTCALVALAYAALPMMLVAATILILGRDVGVAGLREGISAQGKSLPVGQLGKWKAAAEMAGVGAFLAFQASVQLSAPISVVLGLDWAARLLIWSAAVLALVSGAQYVGALMKRT, from the coding sequence ATGACTTCTTCCACGACAACAAACGCTAACGCCGCGGCGGGCAAGAGCCCAATCCCTACGCTGCTGACTGTGTACCGCATTGTCATGGGACCGGTGGTGGCTGGCATGATCCTGTGGGCCGCAACCTTGGTGCATGCCGATCCACAAATCGCGGGGCTCATCTACGCGATCATCTTCATTGTGTTCCTTACCGCTGCGGCGACGGATTGGTTGGACGGCTATCTCGCGCGCAAATGGAATGCGGTGACGCCACTCGGCGCAGCGCTGGATCATGCGGCCGATAAGGTGCTGGTGACGTGCGCGCTGGTTGCGCTCGCCTACGCGGCGCTGCCAATGATGCTGGTCGCGGCGACAATCTTGATCTTAGGGCGCGATGTCGGTGTCGCCGGATTGCGCGAAGGGATATCGGCGCAAGGCAAATCGCTGCCGGTCGGCCAATTGGGAAAATGGAAAGCAGCGGCGGAGATGGCCGGCGTTGGCGCGTTTCTCGCTTTTCAGGCGTCGGTGCAGCTTTCAGCGCCGATCAGCGTCGTTCTTGGATTGGATTGGGCCGCGCGGCTGCTGATTTGGTCGGCGGCGGTATTGGCGCTGGTCAGCGGCGCGCAATATGTCGGCGCGCTGATGAAGCGGACTTAG
- a CDS encoding VOC family protein, with the protein MLATAQITALVGTVKPEIAKAFYADILGLKFISDDGFALVFEGANARVRVSRVPGVTPAGYAVLAFTVDNIEQVVDGLTAKGVIFARFGFFVQDARGIWTAPDGAKVAWFHDPDLNLLSVVQHV; encoded by the coding sequence ATGCTCGCGACTGCGCAGATCACAGCGCTCGTAGGGACGGTGAAGCCAGAGATCGCGAAAGCGTTCTATGCCGATATACTTGGCCTCAAATTCATTAGCGATGATGGTTTTGCTCTCGTGTTTGAAGGCGCAAACGCGCGGGTCCGCGTTTCGCGCGTGCCCGGCGTGACGCCGGCCGGCTATGCCGTCCTTGCCTTCACCGTGGACAACATCGAACAGGTCGTGGACGGGCTCACCGCCAAGGGCGTCATTTTCGCTCGTTTCGGTTTCTTCGTGCAGGACGCGCGGGGCATCTGGACCGCACCGGACGGCGCCAAAGTCGCCTGGTTCCATGACCCCGACCTGAACCTCCTGTCAGTCGTTCAGCACGTGTGA
- a CDS encoding SRPBCC family protein, producing the protein MKWFLGLLLVVALVLGALFAVGTFLLPNSLEVTRTLTVERPRAAVFAMVNDLKIAKEWSPYYARDPDADYTFSGDAGEGQTMRWVSDVREVGSGRMSIVDSVPNEEVQSILEMGERATLNADMILRAVEGGTAVAWTVTAECGEGWINVPCRYMNLILRGMVEKELDSGLGRLKTLAEQLPNVNFEALNPQFDEIAPQMFVYSTVETSLENLAEMERAEAMGINQVRDFMTQYQLTPAGALTRVVTSYENNRISFRVGYPYSGATPLSVVGVQVGETPSGQAMHVLVEGDRANIQAAYAQMNAYMQAHRIAGREGGLPWEVLHQQGSADGAVPTRIEIFMPLQ; encoded by the coding sequence ATGAAGTGGTTTCTTGGATTGCTGCTGGTTGTCGCGCTCGTGTTGGGCGCGCTTTTCGCGGTCGGCACGTTTTTGCTGCCCAACTCGCTTGAGGTCACGCGCACCCTAACGGTTGAGCGTCCGCGAGCAGCTGTGTTCGCTATGGTGAACGATCTGAAGATCGCCAAGGAGTGGTCGCCGTACTACGCGCGCGACCCGGACGCGGACTACACATTCTCGGGCGACGCCGGCGAAGGGCAGACCATGCGCTGGGTCTCTGATGTCCGTGAAGTCGGCTCCGGCCGTATGTCGATCGTTGACTCTGTGCCCAACGAGGAAGTGCAGAGCATCCTCGAAATGGGTGAGCGCGCAACGCTCAACGCCGACATGATCCTGCGTGCCGTCGAAGGCGGCACTGCCGTCGCCTGGACCGTCACCGCCGAGTGTGGCGAAGGCTGGATCAACGTCCCGTGCCGCTACATGAACCTCATTCTGCGCGGCATGGTTGAGAAGGAATTGGATAGCGGCCTCGGGCGTTTGAAAACGCTCGCCGAGCAATTGCCGAACGTGAACTTCGAAGCGCTCAACCCGCAATTCGATGAAATCGCCCCGCAGATGTTCGTCTATTCGACGGTTGAGACCTCGCTCGAAAATCTCGCGGAGATGGAGCGGGCCGAAGCCATGGGCATCAACCAGGTCCGTGATTTCATGACCCAGTATCAGCTTACACCAGCCGGTGCGCTGACCCGGGTCGTGACCTCCTATGAGAACAACCGCATCAGTTTTCGCGTCGGTTATCCTTATTCTGGCGCAACCCCGCTCAGCGTTGTTGGCGTGCAAGTTGGCGAAACGCCGTCGGGCCAGGCCATGCACGTCCTGGTCGAGGGCGATCGCGCCAATATCCAAGCCGCCTACGCGCAAATGAACGCGTACATGCAGGCGCACCGCATTGCTGGCCGCGAAGGCGGCCTGCCGTGGGAGGTTCTGCATCAGCAGGGCAGCGCCGATGGCGCGGTGCCAACGCGCATCGAGATATTCATGCCGCTGCAGTGA
- a CDS encoding peroxiredoxin gives MALRINDKAPDFEAETTQGRIKFHDWIGDSYAILFSHPKDFTPVCTTELGYLAKLEPEFRKRHVKVIGLSVDPVTDHERWRGDIKEVTGGDVQYPMIGDSDLNVAKLYDMLPGDAGDTSQGRTAATNATVRTVFIIGPDKLIKATLQYPMSSGRNFDEVLRLVDSIQLTAQHKVATPVNWKNGEDVIIVPAVSDEEAKTRFPGGWKTVKSYLRIVPQPKAPPREG, from the coding sequence ATGGCTCTACGCATCAATGACAAAGCGCCCGACTTCGAAGCCGAGACCACACAAGGGCGGATCAAGTTTCACGACTGGATCGGCGACAGCTACGCGATCCTATTCTCGCACCCAAAAGACTTCACGCCGGTGTGCACGACCGAGCTTGGCTATTTAGCGAAACTTGAGCCAGAGTTTAGAAAGCGTCACGTGAAGGTCATTGGGCTTTCGGTCGATCCTGTCACCGATCACGAGCGCTGGCGCGGCGACATCAAGGAAGTCACTGGCGGCGACGTGCAATATCCGATGATCGGCGACAGCGATCTCAATGTTGCAAAGCTCTACGACATGCTGCCTGGCGATGCGGGCGACACAAGCCAGGGACGAACGGCGGCGACGAATGCGACGGTGCGTACTGTGTTCATCATCGGGCCGGACAAGCTCATCAAAGCGACGCTGCAATACCCGATGTCGTCGGGGCGCAATTTCGATGAGGTGTTGCGCTTGGTGGATTCCATTCAACTCACAGCCCAACACAAAGTGGCGACGCCGGTGAATTGGAAGAATGGTGAGGATGTCATCATCGTTCCGGCCGTCTCGGATGAAGAAGCGAAGACGCGCTTTCCGGGTGGTTGGAAGACGGTGAAATCTTACCTGCGGATCGTGCCGCAGCCGAAAGCGCCCCCGCGCGAAGGCTAG
- a CDS encoding GNAT family N-acetyltransferase, giving the protein MSDFRDNTTQRRYELDEPEGQSFAEYRDLAGVRVILHVETPAEARGKGYASKLMKHVVDEARGSERKLRASCAFAVAYFRRHPDTADIQA; this is encoded by the coding sequence ATGAGCGACTTTCGCGACAACACCACTCAGCGCCGCTACGAGCTCGATGAGCCCGAGGGCCAATCCTTCGCGGAATATCGAGATCTCGCCGGCGTTCGCGTGATCCTCCATGTCGAAACGCCCGCAGAGGCGCGTGGCAAGGGCTACGCGTCAAAGCTGATGAAGCACGTCGTAGATGAAGCGCGCGGCAGTGAGCGAAAACTCCGCGCCAGCTGCGCCTTCGCTGTCGCCTACTTTCGCCGTCACCCTGACACGGCCGACATTCAGGCCTGA
- a CDS encoding class I SAM-dependent methyltransferase, with product MATDEPVDLRKLVYPETYFVGLSPAEIRLALLSRGVKFEANRPLRYLELGFGSGFSLNIHAAANDGEFWGNDFVQAHVDGASAIASVSGARARFLPDSFAELLTREDLPAFDIIAAHGIWTWVPDEDRAAIVALLQRKLAPGGLFYVSYNNTAGWSSVVYLRQMMKLYLAESGDVKSADVSDAVAFARSLQGAGAAYFKENPIAATELAGMDVRDAVYLKQEYFLDDWKLMSLAEVEAALAPAGLRFGAQFPLITHDDELVLGPSGQALVAKLQTPMLRETAREAFQGMGFRQDIFTRQVATLNAEERRDHFRRQAFLLIAQPHSVRLKGPSPWGELDLGARGCAPVMNAMAELGDGPHTLADIEAALPDIAIDDLITRIIMLAAVNVVRPALSSAEQEIAAPRCAALNAYVLGLSGDNGAVLASPVLGAGVRVTPLEKVFIAAYASGKHTAEAIAPALAGHSELYGRSAHEVAATMFATSLAHFCAMRLC from the coding sequence ATGGCGACCGACGAACCCGTAGATTTGCGCAAACTCGTTTATCCGGAGACGTATTTCGTCGGTCTGTCGCCCGCGGAGATCCGCCTGGCTTTGCTCAGCCGCGGCGTTAAGTTCGAAGCCAACCGTCCGCTCCGCTATCTTGAACTCGGCTTTGGCTCGGGCTTTTCATTGAATATCCACGCCGCCGCCAATGACGGCGAATTCTGGGGCAACGATTTCGTTCAGGCTCACGTTGATGGCGCCAGCGCCATCGCTTCCGTCTCCGGCGCACGCGCGCGCTTCCTACCGGACTCATTCGCCGAGCTGCTAACCCGCGAGGATCTTCCCGCCTTCGACATCATCGCCGCCCACGGTATCTGGACCTGGGTGCCCGACGAGGACCGCGCCGCCATAGTCGCGCTTCTGCAGCGTAAGCTTGCACCCGGCGGCCTCTTTTACGTCAGCTACAACAACACCGCCGGCTGGTCGTCCGTTGTCTATCTGCGTCAGATGATGAAGCTCTATTTGGCTGAATCCGGTGATGTGAAAAGCGCTGACGTCAGTGATGCTGTCGCGTTCGCTCGTTCGCTCCAAGGGGCGGGGGCCGCCTATTTCAAGGAGAACCCCATCGCCGCAACTGAGCTTGCCGGCATGGACGTGCGCGACGCCGTTTATCTCAAGCAGGAATACTTTCTCGACGACTGGAAACTGATGTCGTTGGCCGAGGTTGAAGCTGCGCTCGCGCCCGCCGGCCTACGCTTTGGCGCCCAGTTTCCGCTGATTACGCATGACGATGAACTGGTGCTTGGCCCGAGCGGGCAGGCGCTCGTCGCAAAGCTGCAAACCCCAATGCTGCGCGAAACCGCGCGCGAAGCGTTCCAAGGCATGGGCTTTCGCCAGGATATTTTCACAAGGCAAGTAGCGACCCTCAACGCTGAGGAGCGGCGCGACCATTTCCGCCGCCAAGCTTTCCTGCTGATCGCGCAACCGCACAGCGTGCGCCTTAAAGGGCCAAGCCCGTGGGGCGAGCTCGATCTCGGCGCCCGCGGCTGCGCGCCGGTGATGAACGCCATGGCGGAGCTGGGCGACGGCCCGCACACACTCGCCGACATCGAAGCGGCTTTGCCTGACATCGCGATCGACGATCTCATCACCCGCATCATTATGTTGGCGGCCGTCAACGTCGTTCGCCCTGCGCTGTCCTCGGCAGAGCAGGAGATTGCCGCGCCGCGTTGCGCCGCGCTCAACGCTTATGTTCTCGGCCTTTCAGGCGACAATGGCGCCGTGCTCGCCTCTCCGGTGCTGGGCGCAGGCGTGCGCGTGACGCCGCTCGAAAAGGTGTTCATCGCCGCCTATGCGAGCGGCAAGCACACCGCCGAGGCAATCGCCCCGGCGCTAGCGGGCCATTCCGAACTCTACGGCCGCAGCGCCCATGAAGTCGCCGCCACCATGTTCGCCACTAGCCTCGCACACTTTTGCGCTATGCGACTTTGCTAG
- the uvrC gene encoding excinuclease ABC subunit UvrC — MSGADKPTLPSLEHLPSEDAPTPAMKGIEAVRDTWKRLPTKPGVYRMLGTDGEVLYVGKAKNLKNRVGQYAQGRGHTNAIHRMIHQTVSMEVIVTATETEALLLETNMIKRLRPRYNVLMRDDKSFPYIAIRTDHAVPVLQKHRGAKSFKGKFYGPFASAGAVNRTLNTLQKAFLLRSCSDSTFSGRTRPCMLYQIKRCSAPCTELVSEAEYAALVKDSVDFLEGRSAALQDRLAIEMREAAEKLEFEHAARLRNRIRALASVRASQGINPHTFDEADVFALYVEGGQSCIQVFFFRAGQNWGNRAYFPRHGAEEAAEEILSAFIAQFYDDREPPKLVLSNIEPTDRELLEEALCVRAECKVEIRKPERGEKREIVDAALLNAREALGRRMAETGSVAKLLDGVAEVFGLSQRPERIEVYDNSHIQGTNALGAMIVAGPEGFTKNQYRKFNMKSEEFQGDDFAMMKAMIRRRFARMLAEREESAFSLAEKGLVDEGRADDQARDQLNAPHPPTLSPQGRGGAVSDGGVDFSKERDESERDTKFGAWPDLVLIDGGDGQLNAALEALDELGLKNRIIIAGIAKGVDRDAGRERFFIPGKPAFRLDEKSPVLYYLQRLRDEAHRFAIGAHRGKRSAGLVKNPLDEIGGIGPARKRALLDRFGSARGVSRAALAELEAVEGVNTELAKRIYDFFHDNKR, encoded by the coding sequence ATGAGCGGCGCCGACAAACCCACCTTGCCCTCGCTGGAGCATTTGCCCAGCGAAGATGCGCCAACGCCCGCGATGAAGGGCATCGAAGCTGTTCGCGATACATGGAAGCGGCTGCCGACCAAACCCGGCGTCTACCGGATGCTCGGGACCGATGGCGAAGTGCTCTATGTGGGCAAGGCCAAAAACCTGAAGAACCGCGTCGGCCAGTATGCGCAAGGACGCGGCCACACCAACGCAATCCATCGGATGATCCATCAGACGGTCTCGATGGAGGTGATCGTCACGGCGACGGAAACCGAAGCGCTGCTGCTCGAAACCAACATGATCAAGCGGCTGCGGCCGCGTTACAACGTGCTGATGCGGGACGACAAGAGCTTCCCGTACATCGCCATTCGCACCGATCATGCTGTGCCGGTCCTGCAAAAGCACCGCGGCGCGAAGAGCTTCAAAGGCAAGTTCTATGGACCCTTCGCCAGCGCCGGCGCAGTGAACCGCACACTCAACACATTGCAGAAAGCATTTCTGCTGCGTTCTTGCTCCGATTCAACGTTCAGCGGGCGTACGCGTCCGTGCATGCTTTATCAAATCAAACGCTGTTCAGCGCCGTGCACGGAGCTGGTGAGCGAGGCCGAGTACGCCGCCTTGGTGAAGGATTCTGTGGACTTCCTAGAAGGCCGCTCAGCGGCGCTGCAGGATCGGCTCGCCATTGAGATGCGTGAAGCCGCTGAGAAGCTGGAATTCGAGCACGCGGCGCGACTGCGCAACCGCATCCGAGCACTGGCGAGCGTGCGCGCCTCACAAGGCATCAATCCGCATACATTCGATGAGGCTGACGTGTTCGCGCTCTACGTCGAGGGCGGACAATCGTGCATTCAAGTGTTTTTCTTCCGCGCCGGTCAGAACTGGGGCAACCGCGCCTACTTCCCGCGTCACGGCGCCGAAGAAGCGGCGGAGGAAATCCTTTCGGCGTTCATCGCGCAATTCTACGACGACCGCGAACCGCCAAAGCTTGTGCTCAGCAATATCGAACCAACGGACCGCGAGCTGCTGGAAGAAGCGCTGTGCGTGCGAGCCGAATGCAAGGTCGAAATCCGCAAGCCGGAGCGTGGTGAAAAGCGCGAGATCGTGGATGCGGCGCTGCTCAATGCGCGCGAAGCGCTGGGCCGGCGGATGGCGGAAACCGGCAGCGTCGCGAAACTTCTGGATGGCGTCGCGGAAGTGTTCGGGCTTTCGCAGCGGCCGGAACGGATTGAAGTCTACGACAACAGCCATATCCAAGGCACGAACGCGCTTGGCGCGATGATCGTCGCCGGACCCGAAGGCTTCACAAAGAACCAGTATCGCAAGTTCAACATGAAGTCGGAGGAGTTTCAGGGCGACGACTTTGCGATGATGAAGGCGATGATCCGGCGCAGGTTTGCGCGGATGCTGGCGGAGCGCGAGGAATCCGCCTTCTCTCTTGCAGAGAAGGGGCTGGTGGATGAAGGGCGAGCCGACGATCAGGCGAGGGATCAATTAAACGCCCCTCACCCGCCGACCCTATCTCCGCAAGGGAGAGGAGGAGCTGTGAGCGACGGCGGCGTCGATTTTTCCAAAGAGCGCGATGAGTCCGAGCGCGATACGAAATTCGGCGCCTGGCCCGATCTCGTGCTCATCGACGGCGGCGATGGTCAGCTCAATGCAGCGCTCGAGGCGCTCGATGAATTGGGATTGAAGAACCGCATCATTATTGCGGGCATCGCCAAGGGCGTCGATCGCGACGCTGGGCGCGAGCGCTTCTTCATTCCGGGCAAGCCGGCATTCCGGCTCGACGAGAAAAGCCCCGTCCTCTACTACCTGCAGAGGCTCCGGGACGAAGCACACCGCTTCGCGATCGGCGCTCACCGCGGCAAACGCAGTGCTGGGCTCGTGAAAAATCCGCTCGACGAAATCGGCGGCATTGGTCCGGCGCGCAAACGCGCTTTGCTTGATCGCTTCGGTTCCGCGCGCGGCGTCTCGCGTGCAGCATTGGCGGAGTTGGAAGCGGTTGAAGGCGTCAACACAGAACTGGCAAAGCGGATCTATGACTTCTTCCACGACAACAAACGCTAA